One part of the Arachidicoccus terrestris genome encodes these proteins:
- a CDS encoding SusC/RagA family TonB-linked outer membrane protein, whose amino-acid sequence MKRAYMRKPYILLLLLFTAVTAFSQDKIPISGKITDAETGEPLSGVSISVINSAGLGTFSTKEGTFSIKVEAYHKLLFSYVGYDTVQILIKGPDPVNVSMTKAVVKAMDEVVVTAVGEQKKLNVTGAITTVDLGELRKSAPTASIVNMLAGNVPGIMAMQTSGQPGKDISNFWVRGISTFGASNGALVLVDGFERDINEINIDDIKSFSVLKDASATAMYGSKGANGVLLITTKHGTIGKTNISAKVESSYNRRTITPEFVDGNTYASLINEARITRNNEPIYSPVELEILRLGLDPDLYPDVDWSEKLLKDGAFTNHASVNMNGGGTTARYFVSGSYLDEHGMYKTDDQLKKDYNTNADFQKWTYRLNTDVNVTKTTVLKLGVSGSLTKRNSPGLGDNDVWGELFGYTAIRTPITYSNGYVPAIGTGNKTNPWVAATQTGFNETWNNNIQTNLTLNQDLNFLLKGLTFEGNFGYDTYNSSTIERHKWPEQWRAERHRDPEGNLIFTHIAGPSQLTQASNSDGKRREFLIGMLNYHRTIQDHHFGLDLRYTQESTTFTQNLGTDIKNGIAKKNQGLAGRVSYNWKSKYFVDYNFGYTGSENFSSGHQFGFFPAISGAWNIAEENLIKNNFKWINLFKIRYSYGKVGNDNLGDNRFPYLYTLQEFKDGDGNPIGGYDWAEFGNDKFFGGLGYSQVASPYVTWEVATKQDIGLDLSFWNNNFSLTVDAFKDERTGIYMQRNFLPAYIGLTSLPSANVGAVRSMGIDGNFTLKHEFNKVLVTLRGNITLSKNEVLERDEEESVYPYQMQKGYRVDQNRGLIALGLFKDYDDIRNSPTQTFGAYQPGDIKYKDVNGDGLIDNDDIVAIGSTKTPNLIYGFAASASWKGFDLSVLFQGAGNSSFFIYGKTVYAFSEGEWGNILKGMVENRWISADLSGDPSTENPNAPYPRLSYNIFEGNNHRNSTYWLRNGRYLRLKNLDLGYSLPKEMLNRVHMSGLRIYCIATNLFTWAPFKLWDPETVDPRGETYPLTKSITLGLTINL is encoded by the coding sequence ATGAAGCGAGCATATATGCGAAAGCCTTATATACTTTTATTACTTCTTTTTACCGCAGTAACTGCATTTTCACAAGACAAAATTCCGATTTCAGGAAAGATAACAGATGCAGAAACTGGAGAACCTTTATCCGGAGTGAGCATCTCAGTAATCAATTCTGCCGGCCTCGGGACTTTCTCTACCAAAGAAGGTACATTTAGTATCAAAGTGGAGGCATATCATAAATTATTATTTTCCTATGTTGGATATGATACCGTACAAATTCTGATTAAAGGGCCGGATCCCGTGAATGTATCGATGACAAAAGCAGTCGTTAAAGCGATGGATGAAGTGGTTGTGACCGCAGTCGGTGAACAGAAAAAGTTGAATGTAACCGGAGCCATTACCACCGTTGATCTCGGAGAACTACGTAAATCGGCTCCCACAGCCAGCATTGTCAATATGCTGGCGGGAAATGTTCCAGGCATCATGGCCATGCAGACATCCGGACAGCCGGGTAAAGATATATCTAACTTCTGGGTCCGGGGAATATCTACTTTTGGCGCCAGTAATGGTGCACTTGTTTTGGTGGATGGATTTGAACGGGATATCAATGAGATCAACATTGACGATATTAAGTCCTTTTCAGTGTTAAAAGATGCCTCTGCCACAGCCATGTATGGGTCCAAAGGCGCTAATGGCGTGCTGCTCATCACAACAAAACATGGCACCATCGGAAAGACCAACATCTCTGCAAAAGTAGAATCGTCCTACAATAGACGTACCATTACACCAGAATTCGTCGACGGGAATACTTATGCTAGTTTAATCAACGAAGCCAGGATCACCAGAAATAATGAGCCGATTTACAGTCCGGTGGAACTTGAAATATTAAGGTTAGGTCTGGACCCGGATCTGTATCCCGATGTGGACTGGTCGGAAAAACTGCTAAAGGACGGCGCCTTTACCAATCATGCCAGCGTGAACATGAACGGCGGAGGCACAACGGCTCGGTATTTTGTATCCGGCAGTTACCTGGACGAACATGGCATGTACAAAACCGATGACCAGCTCAAAAAGGATTATAATACCAATGCGGATTTCCAGAAATGGACCTACAGACTTAATACGGATGTCAATGTTACGAAAACCACTGTATTAAAATTAGGAGTATCAGGCTCTCTCACGAAAAGGAACAGCCCGGGCCTGGGCGATAATGACGTTTGGGGAGAATTATTTGGTTATACCGCGATCCGTACGCCCATCACATACTCTAACGGGTATGTCCCGGCTATCGGCACGGGGAACAAAACCAACCCTTGGGTAGCGGCTACCCAAACCGGCTTTAATGAGACCTGGAATAACAATATCCAGACGAATCTTACACTGAATCAGGATTTGAACTTTTTGTTGAAAGGCCTGACTTTTGAGGGAAACTTCGGCTACGATACATACAACTCCAGCACGATCGAAAGGCATAAATGGCCTGAACAATGGCGTGCTGAAAGGCATAGGGACCCGGAAGGCAATTTAATTTTCACGCATATCGCTGGCCCCAGCCAGTTAACGCAAGCCAGTAATTCAGACGGCAAGCGCAGAGAATTTTTAATTGGCATGTTGAATTATCACCGTACAATCCAGGATCACCATTTTGGTTTGGACCTTAGATATACCCAGGAATCCACAACATTTACCCAAAACCTGGGTACTGACATTAAAAACGGAATCGCCAAGAAAAACCAGGGGCTGGCAGGCAGGGTTTCCTATAACTGGAAAAGCAAATATTTTGTCGACTACAATTTCGGGTATACCGGTTCCGAAAATTTCAGTTCGGGACACCAGTTTGGTTTCTTCCCGGCCATCTCCGGTGCATGGAATATAGCAGAGGAAAATCTCATTAAGAACAATTTTAAATGGATTAATCTGTTTAAAATCAGGTATTCCTATGGAAAGGTAGGCAACGATAATTTAGGCGACAATCGATTCCCTTATTTATATACCTTACAGGAATTCAAGGACGGAGATGGGAACCCTATAGGTGGTTATGATTGGGCCGAGTTTGGAAACGATAAATTCTTTGGCGGATTAGGATATTCTCAGGTAGCGTCGCCTTATGTCACCTGGGAAGTGGCTACAAAACAGGATATTGGTTTAGATCTGTCCTTCTGGAATAACAATTTTTCATTAACAGTGGACGCCTTTAAAGATGAGCGTACCGGTATTTATATGCAAAGAAATTTCCTTCCTGCTTATATCGGTTTAACCAGTCTGCCCAGCGCCAATGTAGGTGCTGTACGTTCCATGGGAATCGACGGCAATTTTACGTTGAAGCATGAGTTCAATAAGGTGCTGGTTACGCTTCGTGGCAACATAACGCTCAGTAAAAATGAAGTTCTGGAGCGCGACGAGGAAGAAAGTGTATATCCATATCAGATGCAAAAGGGCTACCGGGTTGACCAGAACAGGGGGTTAATTGCACTGGGATTGTTTAAGGACTATGATGATATTCGCAATAGTCCCACCCAGACTTTCGGAGCCTATCAGCCCGGAGATATCAAATACAAAGATGTGAACGGTGATGGCCTTATTGATAATGACGATATTGTGGCGATCGGCTCCACCAAAACGCCGAATTTGATTTATGGTTTTGCTGCCTCTGCAAGTTGGAAGGGCTTTGATCTCAGTGTGCTCTTTCAGGGAGCAGGCAATTCTAGTTTCTTTATTTACGGAAAGACCGTATATGCTTTCAGTGAGGGTGAATGGGGAAACATTTTAAAAGGCATGGTTGAGAACCGGTGGATATCTGCCGATCTTTCCGGTGATCCTTCAACGGAAAACCCCAACGCTCCCTATCCAAGATTAAGCTATAACATCTTCGAAGGCAATAATCACAGAAATTCAACTTATTGGTTGCGCAACGGAAGGTATCTGAGACTTAAAAACCTGGACCTTGGTTATTCCCTACCTAAAGAAATGCTCAACAGGGTCCATATGAGTGGCCTGCGCATTTATTGCATTGCCACCAATTTATTCACCTGGGCGCCTTTTAAACTGTGGGACCCGGAAACCGTAGATCCGCGAGGCGAAACTTATCCGCTAACAAAATCCATCACACTTGGATTGACAATCAACTTATAA
- a CDS encoding IPT/TIG domain-containing protein, with protein sequence MNCIKRIQITDLCILLLLVTISTIGCKKDSVKSESHAYNPAQEVVVNDFFPKTGGGGQQLVLYGKNFGNDKSIVSVKIGEKQATVITVHNDAIYCVVPDRAYSGEIEVTVGSKNTQQLAKAADAFNYQRRMVVTTLAGAEDERGNYDIKDGPFDDCGGFFNPSWLIFDPKNPGLLYMGQDGGDIRLLNFRDSVVTTPITRGMGNWSRIRTIAFTKDAQYMIVANDQGDVNGISTSILSRANGFKDPKVLTSYKQCNGASVHPVNGELYFNSYEKGQFYRFDLNKYFTDHLGIKDYDELFKIQDNSWEFQIDIHPSGNYAYIVVINQHYILRTDYNWDTKTFMQPYVVCGEPRANAWVDGVGTQARLWNPYQGVFVKNPDYAGKKDEYDFYFTEQGNHDIRILTPEGKVTTFAGRGSSSIDPNPYGHIDGGLRSEARFDQPKGLAYDSTNHVFYVGDAENHCIRKISLEN encoded by the coding sequence ATGAATTGTATAAAAAGAATACAGATTACTGATCTGTGTATTTTACTGCTGCTTGTAACAATCAGCACGATCGGATGTAAAAAGGATTCTGTAAAGTCTGAATCCCACGCTTACAATCCTGCCCAGGAGGTTGTAGTGAACGATTTCTTTCCCAAAACAGGTGGCGGTGGCCAGCAACTCGTCCTGTATGGAAAAAACTTTGGAAACGACAAGTCTATTGTTTCTGTAAAGATCGGGGAGAAACAGGCAACCGTTATCACAGTGCACAATGATGCCATATACTGCGTTGTACCAGACAGAGCCTACTCCGGCGAAATAGAAGTAACCGTTGGGTCAAAAAATACGCAGCAATTGGCTAAAGCGGCCGATGCGTTTAATTATCAACGGCGTATGGTCGTCACGACACTTGCAGGCGCCGAAGATGAAAGGGGAAATTACGATATAAAAGACGGACCCTTTGACGACTGTGGCGGCTTCTTCAATCCATCCTGGTTAATTTTTGATCCTAAAAATCCAGGTCTGTTATATATGGGACAGGATGGAGGAGATATCAGGTTACTCAATTTTAGAGACAGTGTCGTTACCACGCCTATTACCAGAGGTATGGGCAACTGGAGCCGTATCCGTACCATCGCCTTTACAAAAGATGCTCAGTATATGATTGTAGCCAATGACCAGGGAGATGTCAACGGAATCAGCACTTCAATTTTATCCAGGGCGAACGGTTTTAAGGACCCCAAAGTCCTGACCTCATACAAGCAGTGTAACGGCGCCTCCGTGCATCCGGTGAACGGAGAGCTCTATTTTAACAGCTATGAGAAAGGACAGTTCTATAGATTTGATCTGAATAAATATTTTACGGATCATCTGGGCATAAAGGACTATGATGAACTCTTTAAAATTCAGGATAACAGCTGGGAATTCCAGATTGATATCCATCCGAGCGGAAATTATGCATACATAGTCGTCATCAACCAGCATTATATTCTAAGAACAGATTATAACTGGGATACCAAAACCTTCATGCAGCCTTATGTCGTTTGCGGGGAGCCACGGGCAAATGCCTGGGTAGATGGAGTGGGGACCCAGGCGAGGCTCTGGAACCCTTATCAGGGCGTCTTTGTCAAAAACCCTGATTATGCGGGCAAGAAAGATGAATATGATTTTTACTTTACTGAACAGGGCAATCATGACATTCGGATTCTGACGCCAGAAGGCAAAGTAACCACATTCGCAGGCCGTGGAAGCTCCAGCATTGATCCGAATCCATATGGTCATATCGACGGTGGTCTTCGATCCGAAGCCAGATTCGATCAGCCGAAAGGCCTGGCCTATGATTCGACCAACCATGTCTTTTACGTGGGTGATGCAGAAAACCATTGTATCAGAAAAATCTCATTAGAAAACTAA
- the tpx gene encoding thiol peroxidase, whose translation MKWITKTYKLFVAAACLLTIVSCQQTPASKGEANKDLDTTAVSKENGVNNYNPSQKNTSFMTTIQFKGNPIHTVGALPQKGTEAPDFTLVGVDLSNKSLSDFKGKYVILNIFPSVNTGVCAASVRQFNKDAASVPNATVLCISKDLPFAQSQFCGAEGIENVVMLSDFRTDFGHQYGVQMADGPLQGLLSRAVVVINPEGKIIYEQQVPEITEEPNYEKALAAIQ comes from the coding sequence ATGAAGTGGATAACAAAAACTTACAAACTATTTGTAGCGGCTGCTTGTTTATTGACAATCGTTAGCTGTCAGCAAACGCCGGCGTCTAAGGGAGAGGCGAACAAAGACCTCGATACAACAGCCGTCAGCAAAGAAAATGGCGTTAATAATTATAATCCTTCACAAAAAAATACATCATTTATGACAACAATTCAATTTAAAGGTAATCCCATTCACACGGTAGGTGCCCTACCGCAAAAGGGTACGGAAGCCCCGGATTTTACACTGGTTGGCGTTGACCTTTCGAATAAATCCCTGTCAGATTTTAAAGGAAAATATGTCATTCTGAATATCTTTCCAAGCGTCAATACTGGCGTTTGCGCTGCATCCGTCAGACAATTCAATAAAGATGCAGCATCAGTTCCAAATGCAACAGTGCTTTGTATTTCAAAAGACCTGCCTTTCGCCCAGTCCCAGTTCTGTGGTGCAGAGGGCATAGAAAACGTGGTAATGCTCTCTGATTTCAGGACCGACTTCGGACATCAATACGGTGTTCAGATGGCAGACGGGCCGTTACAAGGTTTATTGAGCCGTGCTGTTGTAGTGATAAATCCGGAAGGCAAGATTATTTATGAGCAGCAGGTGCCGGAAATCACAGAAGAGCCTAACTATGAAAAGGCGCTCGCTGCCATTCAATAA
- the mgrA gene encoding L-glyceraldehyde 3-phosphate reductase: MSKYEQMTYRRCGSSGLKLPAVSLGLWHNFGFVDRYEHFRETLHTAFDKGITHFDLANNYGPPPGSAEENFGKILRSDFTGYRDEMIISTKAGYTMWAGPYGDWGSKKYLVASLDQSLKRMGLEYVDIFYHHRPDPETPLEETMRTLDLVVRQGKALYAGISNYPADLAEKAFKILRELGTPCVIHQPKYSMFERWVEDGLLDTLEKNGVGCIPFSPLAQGMLTNKYLHGIPENSRAAKPHGFLQKEALTESRLRQINDLNALAVNRGQSLAQMALSWLLKDPRITSVLVGASSSEQLLDSLKCLDNLQFDQEELTKIEQILHTVPSGK, encoded by the coding sequence ATGAGCAAATATGAACAAATGACATATCGAAGGTGCGGTTCCTCTGGCTTGAAATTGCCTGCTGTTTCGTTAGGTTTATGGCATAATTTCGGATTTGTCGACCGCTATGAGCACTTTAGAGAAACGCTTCATACGGCCTTTGATAAAGGAATTACACATTTTGACCTGGCCAATAATTATGGACCGCCACCCGGATCAGCAGAGGAAAATTTTGGCAAGATACTAAGATCTGACTTTACCGGATACAGGGATGAAATGATCATTTCCACTAAAGCAGGATATACGATGTGGGCTGGTCCTTATGGCGACTGGGGATCAAAAAAATATTTAGTGGCTTCACTGGATCAGAGCCTAAAACGCATGGGGCTGGAATATGTGGATATTTTCTATCATCACCGTCCTGACCCCGAAACCCCATTGGAAGAGACAATGCGAACACTGGATTTGGTAGTCCGTCAGGGAAAGGCGCTCTATGCAGGTATCTCTAACTACCCGGCTGATCTTGCAGAAAAAGCCTTTAAGATTCTAAGAGAGCTTGGCACACCTTGTGTTATTCACCAGCCTAAATATTCCATGTTTGAAAGGTGGGTAGAAGACGGATTGCTGGATACGCTGGAAAAAAATGGGGTAGGATGTATCCCATTTTCTCCACTGGCCCAGGGAATGTTAACCAATAAATATCTCCATGGTATTCCGGAAAATTCAAGAGCTGCCAAGCCACATGGCTTTTTACAAAAAGAAGCCTTGACTGAGAGCCGGCTTCGCCAGATAAATGATCTGAATGCACTGGCTGTCAACCGGGGTCAATCACTTGCACAAATGGCGCTCAGCTGGCTATTGAAAGACCCTAGAATCACTTCCGTTTTGGTTGGCGCCAGCAGCAGCGAACAGTTATTAGATTCTTTGAAATGCCTGGATAACCTGCAGTTTGATCAAGAGGAATTAACGAAAATAGAACAGATTCTTCACACGGTTCCTTCGGGTAAATAG
- a CDS encoding glycoside hydrolase family 2 protein — protein MIQTKGPVGVAVSKLGLAMAGLLLGSMTISAQNYKPVADKIMTKWAADVNPKAPLPEYPRPQLKRGDWNNLNGLWQYAITAATEQRLPTNFDGQILVPYPVESALSGVAKTVGKDQALWYATTIEQKKPSGKDKLLLHFGAVDWRADIYVNGQKVGRHEGGYDPFSFDITPYLQKGKKQQIAIRVWDPTDEGPQPRGKQVSKPNGIWYTPVTGIWQTVWTEQVPETYIASTKQTPDLDASSLKVAANIVDPAVGDQVKFVALDKGQVIGETTIDAASQKGGSISISNPRTWSPSDPHLYQLQITLIRKGKPLDAASSYFAMRKSSLVKDDKGITRMGLNNKPIFQYGPLDQGWWPDGLYTAPTDEALLFDIAETKKMGFNMIRKHIKIEPARWYYYCDSLGMLVWQDMPSGDLGGNAWDNQPGKISGNNREKERSAESEAYYRKEWKAMIDATYNFPSIVVWTPFNEAWGQFKTVEITKWTKQYDPSRIVNSASGGNFFEVGDLFDLHNYPDPAMPDPAVFGKSGMALVLGEFGGLGLPVPGHTWQQKDNWGYQTFKNKDELIKRYGQLIKHLEKLIPLGLSAAVYTQTTDVEVETNGIMTYDRKVIKMPAEKLHAIHAPLYKQ, from the coding sequence ATGATTCAGACAAAAGGGCCGGTCGGCGTAGCTGTTTCTAAACTTGGGCTGGCAATGGCTGGCTTACTACTGGGTAGTATGACGATTTCCGCACAAAACTACAAACCTGTAGCAGACAAAATTATGACCAAATGGGCCGCAGATGTCAACCCGAAGGCCCCCTTGCCGGAATATCCTAGGCCGCAGTTGAAAAGAGGTGATTGGAATAACCTCAATGGATTATGGCAATACGCCATTACCGCTGCCACTGAACAAAGACTGCCTACGAATTTTGACGGTCAAATTCTGGTGCCCTACCCGGTTGAATCTGCACTTTCAGGAGTTGCCAAGACTGTCGGCAAAGATCAGGCTTTATGGTATGCAACTACCATTGAACAAAAGAAGCCTTCAGGCAAAGACAAATTATTACTGCACTTTGGTGCTGTTGACTGGAGGGCCGATATATACGTGAACGGTCAGAAAGTCGGTCGGCACGAAGGGGGTTATGATCCCTTCAGTTTTGATATCACGCCCTATCTGCAAAAAGGGAAAAAACAACAGATCGCAATACGGGTTTGGGATCCGACAGACGAAGGTCCTCAACCGCGCGGAAAGCAGGTAAGTAAGCCAAACGGTATCTGGTACACACCGGTTACAGGTATCTGGCAGACTGTCTGGACAGAACAAGTGCCTGAAACCTATATCGCCTCCACTAAACAAACGCCGGATCTTGACGCTTCCAGTCTGAAAGTAGCAGCAAATATAGTAGATCCTGCAGTTGGCGATCAGGTAAAGTTTGTGGCACTGGACAAAGGGCAAGTAATAGGAGAGACCACCATCGATGCCGCCTCGCAGAAAGGAGGAAGTATATCTATTTCCAATCCGCGCACCTGGTCTCCGTCTGATCCACATTTATATCAATTACAAATTACCTTAATTAGAAAGGGTAAGCCGCTTGACGCCGCCAGTAGCTATTTTGCTATGCGTAAGTCTTCCCTTGTCAAAGATGACAAAGGCATTACCCGCATGGGCCTCAATAATAAACCCATCTTCCAATATGGCCCACTGGATCAGGGCTGGTGGCCCGACGGTTTGTATACTGCTCCGACAGATGAAGCCTTGCTTTTTGATATTGCAGAAACCAAGAAAATGGGGTTTAATATGATCCGTAAACATATTAAGATCGAGCCAGCCCGCTGGTATTACTATTGTGACAGCCTGGGAATGCTGGTATGGCAGGATATGCCAAGTGGTGATCTTGGAGGCAATGCCTGGGACAATCAGCCAGGTAAGATTTCGGGGAATAACAGAGAAAAAGAGCGCTCTGCTGAATCTGAAGCTTATTACAGAAAAGAATGGAAAGCCATGATTGATGCGACCTATAATTTTCCAAGCATTGTCGTATGGACACCATTTAATGAAGCCTGGGGACAATTCAAAACGGTGGAGATCACTAAATGGACTAAACAGTATGACCCGTCCAGGATTGTCAACAGCGCTAGCGGTGGCAACTTCTTTGAAGTGGGAGATCTCTTCGACCTCCATAACTATCCGGATCCGGCCATGCCAGATCCTGCCGTATTTGGCAAATCCGGGATGGCGCTCGTACTAGGTGAATTTGGAGGATTAGGCCTGCCGGTACCCGGACATACCTGGCAACAAAAGGACAACTGGGGGTACCAGACTTTTAAAAACAAAGACGAACTGATCAAGCGTTATGGTCAATTAATTAAGCATCTTGAAAAACTGATCCCTTTGGGTCTTTCTGCCGCCGTTTATACACAGACCACGGATGTAGAAGTAGAAACCAATGGCATTATGACATATGACAGAAAAGTCATAAAAATGCCTGCAGAAAAACTGCATGCAATACACGCGCCTTTATACAAGCAATAA
- a CDS encoding C1 family peptidase: MKFLPIKSIVATTAVAVCMGMLPTAHAQTDLINKVNEKQTTLDEKGYHFTDLINLTYTPVENQGNSGTCWSYSTNSFLESEMIKKGKEPVHLSKIFTARCVYLEKAENYLRMDGNLNYGDGGQAHDVTNMLAKYGTLPEANYTGLTNGATENNFGPMQKEILDHLKSWVAAHAIPVNWKDTVNQIMDQHLGKVPAKFTYKGKTYTPKSFASEYTGLDAKDYVEIMSQTNTPYWQKGMLMVPDNWAYMNNYVNVPLEDLTQIIDGALKKGYTVEWDTDCSEPYFSWLNSVAIVPQGADTLNYKSVDKEKIKTWFTQPSPEMKINADNRQTAYNNKRTTDDHLMHIVGLAKDQNGNEFYIVKNSWGTKNVYKGFLYASKAFVNYKTVAIMVNKNAIAPELRKKMGL, translated from the coding sequence ATGAAATTTCTACCGATTAAAAGCATAGTCGCTACTACAGCAGTTGCGGTTTGCATGGGAATGCTGCCAACGGCACATGCTCAGACCGATCTGATCAATAAAGTAAATGAAAAACAAACGACCTTGGATGAGAAAGGTTATCATTTTACAGACTTGATTAATCTGACCTATACACCCGTGGAAAATCAGGGGAATTCGGGTACCTGCTGGAGCTATTCCACCAATTCGTTTCTGGAAAGTGAGATGATCAAAAAAGGAAAAGAACCTGTGCATCTTTCCAAAATATTTACAGCCCGTTGTGTTTATCTGGAGAAGGCTGAAAATTATCTTAGAATGGATGGTAACCTTAATTATGGTGATGGTGGTCAGGCACATGACGTAACCAATATGCTGGCCAAATACGGTACGCTGCCAGAGGCGAACTATACAGGGCTTACCAATGGCGCTACTGAGAATAATTTTGGACCCATGCAAAAAGAGATCCTGGATCATTTAAAAAGTTGGGTGGCTGCCCACGCCATCCCGGTTAACTGGAAGGATACCGTTAATCAAATCATGGATCAGCATTTGGGGAAGGTCCCGGCGAAATTCACGTATAAAGGCAAAACTTATACCCCAAAGAGCTTTGCCAGTGAGTATACTGGGCTGGACGCTAAAGACTATGTAGAGATCATGTCACAAACCAATACGCCATATTGGCAAAAAGGCATGTTGATGGTGCCCGATAACTGGGCCTATATGAACAACTATGTTAACGTACCTTTGGAAGATTTAACTCAAATCATTGACGGAGCCCTAAAGAAAGGCTACACGGTGGAATGGGATACAGATTGTTCTGAACCGTATTTTAGCTGGCTGAATAGTGTGGCTATTGTGCCACAGGGCGCAGATACACTTAATTATAAAAGTGTAGATAAAGAGAAAATCAAAACATGGTTTACACAACCGTCACCGGAAATGAAGATCAATGCTGACAACAGGCAAACCGCTTATAATAATAAGAGAACAACCGATGATCATTTGATGCATATTGTCGGCCTGGCTAAGGACCAGAACGGCAATGAGTTCTACATCGTCAAGAACTCCTGGGGAACCAAAAATGTATATAAAGGTTTTCTTTATGCCTCTAAGGCTTTTGTCAATTATAAAACGGTGGCTATTATGGTAAATAAGAATGCGATAGCGCCAGAGCTTAGAAAGAAAATGGGCCTTTAA
- a CDS encoding MFS transporter: MKQPCIRHDEQTLSTRLLLLMSITTGVVVANNYYNQPLLGLMAKDFGVSELQISSIPMLTQIGYAFGLFFVVPLGDKLKRKKLILSDFAFIIASLIGMALAKTPFQLKLFSFLIGFTAVIAQLLVPMAAQLASDDKRGRAIGTVMSGLLMGILASRTLSGYIGAHWGWQAIYYIAAIMIALLFFCLVRYLPELHPDFKGSYPSLLRSIITQYRTQANLRLASFRGALDFACFSVFWTTIVFLLEGAPFHMGSDVAGAMGLVGIAGAIVASYVGRLSDRMSKNKLIIIGILIVLISWIVLGFSGKSMIGLIIGAFLLDWGVQSVHITNQAIIFQGNPTARNRINTIYMVWYFIGGSLGTLIGGYIWFYGGWWGTALSGMTLSVLMLLLHVFGRRALPESDKSQ; this comes from the coding sequence ATGAAACAGCCGTGTATCAGGCATGATGAGCAAACGCTCAGCACCCGATTGCTGTTATTAATGTCCATAACGACCGGTGTGGTCGTCGCCAATAATTACTATAATCAGCCGTTGCTAGGTCTAATGGCCAAAGATTTTGGGGTATCTGAATTACAAATCAGCAGCATTCCAATGCTTACGCAGATCGGCTACGCATTTGGATTGTTCTTTGTGGTACCGTTGGGTGATAAGCTAAAACGCAAGAAACTGATTTTATCCGACTTTGCTTTTATTATCGCATCTTTGATCGGCATGGCACTGGCAAAAACCCCCTTTCAGTTAAAACTGTTTAGCTTTCTGATCGGATTTACAGCAGTGATCGCACAGTTATTGGTACCGATGGCCGCACAACTGGCCTCTGATGATAAACGGGGACGAGCCATTGGTACCGTCATGTCTGGACTATTGATGGGTATTCTTGCATCTAGGACACTTAGCGGATACATAGGCGCTCACTGGGGCTGGCAGGCCATCTACTATATTGCAGCAATAATGATTGCGCTGCTTTTTTTCTGCCTGGTTCGATATTTGCCAGAACTTCACCCTGATTTTAAGGGCTCCTATCCATCTCTTTTAAGATCCATTATTACCCAATACAGAACGCAGGCCAATCTTCGGCTGGCCTCTTTTAGAGGCGCATTGGACTTTGCCTGTTTCAGTGTATTCTGGACAACGATCGTTTTTCTTCTGGAAGGAGCGCCGTTTCATATGGGTAGCGACGTAGCGGGTGCGATGGGGTTAGTCGGGATCGCCGGGGCAATTGTTGCTTCATACGTCGGAAGACTCAGCGACCGGATGAGTAAAAACAAACTAATTATTATAGGGATATTGATTGTACTGATATCATGGATTGTGCTGGGATTTTCCGGTAAAAGTATGATTGGTCTGATCATTGGCGCTTTTCTATTAGACTGGGGTGTACAATCCGTTCACATCACCAATCAGGCGATCATCTTTCAGGGCAATCCGACGGCCAGAAACAGGATCAATACGATATATATGGTCTGGTACTTTATCGGCGGCTCACTCGGCACCTTGATAGGTGGGTATATCTGGTTTTACGGGGGATGGTGGGGAACAGCGCTTAGCGGGATGACACTTTCCGTTCTGATGTTGCTCCTCCATGTCTTTGGCAGGAGGGCATTGCCCGAATCCGATAAAAGCCAGTAA